The Rhodocytophaga rosea genome has a segment encoding these proteins:
- a CDS encoding metallophosphoesterase gives MVTRLLVIFLILVLLAFMDWYIIQAMRQLTGSFSSGLRKGVTFVAWALTIGSLISVLIFLLTPAFQNTVLRSVLGIIIFSNLITKLFMTVFLFVDDIVRLGKWIVSFFTTESSPAIPNNQQPTTSNQNVIPRSEFLVKAAVVAGALPLVGIGYGIILGAHDYRVRRITVKLPNLPKSFDGIRIAQISDIHSGSFFNKRAVKGGVEMILKEKADVIFFTGDLVNNVATEVEDYIPVFEKLKAPLGIYSTLGNHDYGDYASWPSQQAKRQNLENLKQAHKLLGWDLLMNEHRMLKQGGEQLAIIGIENYGARGNFPKYGKLAPAYTGTQDAPVKLLLSHDPSHWDAQVRPEYPDIDIMFAGHTHGMQFGVEIGNIKWSPVQYMYEQWAGLYQKGKQYLYVNRGFGYIGFPGRIGMPPEITIMELKSV, from the coding sequence ATGGTAACCCGCCTTTTAGTTATTTTCCTTATACTCGTATTACTTGCTTTTATGGACTGGTATATTATCCAGGCTATGCGGCAACTCACTGGTAGTTTTTCTTCAGGCTTGCGCAAAGGCGTAACCTTTGTAGCCTGGGCACTTACGATTGGTTCCCTCATTTCAGTACTTATATTTTTGCTCACGCCAGCTTTCCAGAATACAGTGCTTCGGAGTGTGCTTGGCATTATTATATTCTCCAATCTGATTACCAAGCTTTTCATGACGGTATTTCTGTTTGTAGATGATATAGTCCGCCTGGGCAAATGGATTGTAAGTTTCTTTACAACAGAAAGTTCCCCTGCCATTCCCAACAACCAGCAACCAACAACAAGTAACCAGAATGTAATTCCACGGTCAGAATTTCTGGTGAAAGCTGCTGTAGTAGCCGGAGCTCTTCCTCTGGTAGGTATTGGCTATGGTATTATTCTAGGCGCTCATGATTACCGTGTCCGCCGGATTACAGTGAAGTTACCCAACTTGCCCAAATCGTTTGATGGCATCCGCATCGCCCAGATTTCGGATATTCATTCCGGCAGTTTTTTTAACAAACGGGCAGTGAAAGGTGGGGTAGAAATGATATTAAAAGAAAAAGCAGATGTGATCTTCTTCACTGGCGATCTGGTAAACAATGTAGCTACGGAAGTAGAAGATTATATTCCGGTATTTGAAAAACTAAAAGCACCTCTCGGCATATATTCTACTCTGGGCAACCATGATTACGGCGATTATGCCAGCTGGCCCAGTCAGCAGGCGAAACGCCAGAACCTGGAAAACCTCAAACAGGCACATAAACTGCTGGGTTGGGATCTGCTGATGAACGAACACCGGATGCTCAAACAAGGTGGTGAACAGCTCGCTATTATTGGCATTGAAAATTATGGAGCCAGAGGTAACTTCCCCAAATATGGCAAACTGGCACCAGCCTATACAGGTACACAAGATGCGCCGGTAAAATTATTATTATCGCATGATCCCAGTCACTGGGATGCCCAGGTACGTCCAGAATACCCGGATATTGACATTATGTTTGCCGGACATACGCATGGGATGCAATTCGGCGTAGAAATTGGAAATATTAAATGGAGTCCGGTTCAATACATGTATGAACAATGGGCTGGTTTGTACCAGAAAGGCAAACAATACCTGTATGTGAACAGAGGCTTCGGCTATATTGGCTTTCCAGGCCGTATCGGTATGCCCCCCGAAATCACTATTATGGAACTGAAATCGGTATAA